Proteins encoded by one window of Pseudomonas sp. PSKL.D1:
- the tssA gene encoding type VI secretion system protein TssA: protein MPELLNDLSLAELTTPIDGGSGEDLSFSALFDQIKEARRADPDYLTQGDWQTDLKTADWEQVINLSAQGLAQQSKDLMLVSWLSEGLAQREQFQGITFGLTLAERILETFWDNSYPSLEDGLDERVARLAWLNTTLTDIAGGLPITQGQHFGVLRYDESRHVENLALQNPKAMQAALNEGKINAEIFQRSVALSDTEHLRAKAMQITASLQACSRLQAITDRQFGHEAPSFASLADMLTRASQLAEKLLKDRGVELHPVAAAEPVTDAAVATPTEAGAPMNSPAAAPAQMRTTPLTRDEAFTMLAGIAQFFKQSEPQSPVPYLIERAIKWGNMPLEGWLSDVIKDSNVVDNIRDVLGTRESR, encoded by the coding sequence ATGCCTGAACTCCTCAACGACCTGTCGCTGGCCGAGCTGACCACACCGATTGACGGTGGCAGTGGCGAGGACTTGAGCTTCTCCGCCTTGTTCGACCAGATCAAGGAAGCGCGCCGGGCAGACCCCGACTACCTGACCCAGGGCGACTGGCAAACCGACCTGAAAACCGCTGACTGGGAACAGGTGATCAACCTGTCCGCCCAAGGCCTTGCGCAGCAGAGCAAGGACTTGATGCTGGTAAGCTGGCTTAGCGAAGGCCTGGCTCAACGCGAGCAATTCCAAGGCATCACCTTCGGCCTGACGCTGGCCGAGCGCATTCTCGAAACTTTCTGGGACAACAGTTATCCGTCGCTGGAAGACGGCCTGGACGAGCGCGTCGCGCGCCTGGCCTGGCTTAACACAACGCTCACCGACATTGCCGGTGGCTTGCCTATTACCCAAGGGCAGCACTTTGGTGTGCTGCGCTATGACGAATCACGCCACGTGGAAAACCTGGCCCTGCAAAACCCCAAGGCCATGCAGGCCGCCCTGAACGAAGGCAAGATCAACGCCGAGATTTTTCAGCGTTCCGTGGCCCTGAGCGACACTGAACACCTGCGGGCCAAGGCCATGCAGATTACCGCCAGCCTGCAAGCCTGCAGCCGCCTGCAAGCCATCACTGACCGCCAGTTTGGCCATGAGGCACCGAGCTTCGCCAGCCTTGCAGACATGCTCACACGCGCCAGCCAATTGGCAGAAAAGCTGCTGAAAGATCGCGGGGTCGAATTGCACCCTGTCGCCGCAGCCGAGCCGGTGACCGATGCCGCCGTAGCCACTCCCACCGAAGCGGGTGCCCCCATGAACAGCCCAGCCGCCGCCCCCGCGCAAATGCGCACCACGCCCCTGACCCGCGACGAAGCCTTCACCATGCTTGCCGGCATCGCCCAGTTCTTTAAACAGAGCGAGCCGCAAAGCCCGGTGCCGTACCTGATCGAACGTGCCATCAAATGGGGCAACATGCCGCTGGAAGGCTGGCTGAGTGATGTGATCAAGGACAGCAATGTGGTGGATAACATTCGCGACGTACTCGGCACGCGAGAAAGTCGCTGA
- a CDS encoding Hcp family type VI secretion system effector — translation MAFDAYIQIDGIPGEVLDEKHKDWIEVLGYEYGATQASSATASSSGGASSERVALTDFKIRKAVDKASAKLFEHCCTGKHIAKLKLNVNRAGGDKVTYLTIDMEEVIVSSVKFLAGGNQSGEDKSVSDLPIEEISFNFARIKTTYTQQNRTDGQAGGNIVGGWDRTANKVFA, via the coding sequence ATGGCTTTTGACGCGTATATCCAAATCGACGGCATCCCAGGCGAAGTACTGGATGAAAAACACAAGGACTGGATCGAAGTGCTGGGCTACGAGTACGGCGCCACCCAGGCCTCCTCGGCAACTGCCAGCTCCTCGGGCGGTGCGTCGTCCGAGCGTGTTGCCCTGACCGACTTCAAGATCCGCAAGGCCGTCGACAAGGCCTCGGCCAAGCTGTTCGAACACTGCTGCACCGGCAAGCACATTGCCAAACTGAAACTGAACGTGAACCGCGCCGGTGGTGACAAGGTCACCTACCTGACCATCGACATGGAAGAAGTGATCGTTTCGTCGGTCAAGTTCCTGGCCGGTGGCAACCAGAGCGGTGAAGACAAATCGGTAAGCGACCTGCCGATCGAAGAAATCAGCTTCAACTTCGCCCGCATCAAGACCACCTACACCCAGCAGAACCGCACCGACGGCCAGGCTGGCGGCAACATCGTCGGTGGCTGGGACCGCACCGCGAACAAAGTGTTTGCCTAA